The Leucobacter rhizosphaerae genome includes a region encoding these proteins:
- a CDS encoding sensor histidine kinase has protein sequence MPSIEAEVRLPRPPGVIRRAFAAHPRAVDVSIVVCYLFGCFLMAFIDSAQVAVSDAMGSEGSIDSWFGVPAYLDGPIAVYSVFRVLVVSAALFFRRRFPLTGLIAVSLMLFGDHGAQMVATSVAQYFLLYAVPVYRSVAAGWVAFGIALSSNILIYLLQFGLPTPGVTSVVLAGPSDWGVAVMASIMNALWLLAVMMLGVNLGNRRRYLQAIIDRAHQLARERDQLAQLAVAEERSRIAREMHDIVAHSVSVMIALSEGASRAVQAAPDAAAEAMQRSAETGRTALAEMRRLLGALQASGDDAAELAPQPVVADIPELVQGFRDAGLSLALDLDVGEFGDRGQELAIYRVVQESLTNVLRYAGLDASAMVGIRGTQAGVIVHVRDYGRRPGSPGPTSGVGSGRGLAGLAERVRVFGGRIESGPAADGPGWIVEASFPVHQAARQSEPPMPMPQSTAPPAQPPSERPTAHPHPTTPTENEGTP, from the coding sequence ATGCCGTCGATCGAAGCCGAGGTCCGTCTGCCTCGCCCGCCGGGAGTGATCCGGCGGGCGTTCGCGGCCCACCCGCGCGCCGTCGACGTCTCGATCGTCGTCTGCTACCTGTTCGGCTGCTTCCTCATGGCGTTCATCGACAGCGCCCAGGTGGCGGTCTCGGACGCGATGGGGAGCGAGGGGTCGATCGATTCCTGGTTCGGGGTGCCGGCGTACCTCGACGGGCCCATCGCCGTCTACAGCGTCTTCCGGGTGCTCGTCGTTTCCGCGGCCCTCTTCTTCCGCCGCCGATTCCCGCTCACCGGGCTGATCGCCGTGTCGCTCATGCTCTTCGGCGATCACGGCGCGCAGATGGTCGCCACCTCCGTCGCGCAGTACTTCCTGCTCTACGCGGTGCCGGTGTACCGCAGTGTCGCGGCCGGGTGGGTGGCGTTCGGGATCGCATTGAGTTCCAACATCCTGATCTACCTGCTGCAGTTCGGTCTGCCGACACCCGGCGTGACGAGTGTGGTGCTCGCGGGGCCGTCGGACTGGGGAGTCGCGGTGATGGCGTCCATCATGAACGCGCTCTGGCTCCTCGCGGTCATGATGCTCGGTGTGAATCTCGGCAATCGACGCAGGTACCTCCAGGCGATCATCGACCGCGCGCACCAGCTCGCCCGGGAGCGCGATCAGCTCGCGCAACTCGCGGTGGCCGAGGAGCGCAGCCGCATCGCCCGGGAAATGCACGACATCGTGGCGCACTCCGTGTCGGTGATGATCGCGCTCTCCGAGGGCGCCTCCCGCGCGGTGCAGGCGGCACCCGATGCCGCCGCCGAGGCGATGCAGCGCAGCGCGGAAACCGGACGGACGGCGCTCGCGGAGATGCGCCGCCTGCTCGGCGCCCTGCAGGCCTCCGGTGACGACGCGGCCGAGCTCGCGCCGCAACCCGTGGTCGCCGACATTCCGGAGCTCGTCCAGGGCTTCCGCGACGCGGGGCTGAGTCTCGCGCTCGACCTCGACGTGGGGGAGTTCGGAGATCGCGGCCAGGAACTCGCGATCTACCGGGTGGTGCAGGAGTCGCTCACGAACGTGCTGCGCTACGCCGGGCTCGACGCCTCCGCGATGGTCGGGATCCGCGGCACGCAGGCCGGGGTGATCGTCCACGTCCGTGACTACGGTCGGAGGCCCGGAAGCCCGGGACCCACGAGCGGCGTGGGATCCGGTCGCGGTCTCGCCGGACTCGCCGAGCGGGTCCGGGTTTTCGGCGGCCGCATCGAGTCCGGGCCCGCGGCCGACGGGCCGGGCTGGATCGTGGAGGCGAGTTTCCCCGTGCATCAGGCGGCACGCCAGTCCGAGCCACCCATGCCGATGCCGCAGTCGACGGCGCCGCCCGCACAACCGCCGAGCGAGCGTCCGACCGCGCACCCCCACCCGACGACCCCGACCGAGAACGAGGGAACCCCATGA
- a CDS encoding response regulator, giving the protein MTETPIRVMLVDDQELIRTGFRLVLLSEPGIAVVAEASDGHTALAELSRLESEGSGCDIVLMDVRMPGMNGIEATARVVEAHPDTRVLVLTTFDLDEYAAGAIHAGASGFLLKDARPTELVDAIRRVANGDATMAPSVTRRLLEQLRGSETAAVLSFAGVSGLGAAAPAAAQASAELEVLTERELEVLRLIAEGKNNGEIGSTLFLSESTVKTHVGRVLSKLQLRDRVHAVIFAKQHGL; this is encoded by the coding sequence ATGACCGAGACACCGATCCGCGTGATGCTCGTCGACGACCAGGAGCTGATCCGGACCGGATTCCGACTCGTGCTGCTGTCGGAGCCGGGTATCGCCGTCGTCGCCGAGGCGAGCGACGGGCATACCGCCCTCGCCGAGCTGTCGCGCTTGGAGTCCGAGGGATCCGGCTGCGACATCGTGCTCATGGACGTCCGGATGCCCGGCATGAACGGCATCGAGGCCACGGCGCGAGTCGTCGAGGCGCACCCCGACACGCGCGTGCTCGTGCTCACCACCTTCGACCTCGACGAGTACGCGGCGGGTGCGATTCACGCCGGCGCCAGCGGTTTCCTGCTCAAGGATGCGCGGCCCACGGAGCTCGTGGACGCGATCCGACGGGTCGCGAACGGCGATGCCACCATGGCGCCGAGTGTCACGCGTCGACTGCTCGAGCAGCTGCGGGGCAGCGAGACCGCCGCGGTGTTGTCGTTCGCGGGAGTGTCCGGATTGGGGGCGGCCGCGCCTGCTGCCGCCCAGGCGTCCGCAGAGCTGGAGGTGCTGACGGAGCGCGAGCTCGAGGTGCTGCGGCTCATCGCGGAGGGGAAGAACAACGGGGAGATCGGGAGCACCCTCTTCCTGTCGGAGTCCACGGTGAAGACCCACGTCGGTCGCGTGCTCTCGAAACTGCAGCTCCGGGATCGCGTGCACGCCGTGATCTTCGCGAAGCAGCACGGTCTGTAG
- the coaD gene encoding pantetheine-phosphate adenylyltransferase, translating to MTKIAVVPGSFDPVTRGHLDVIRRAAALFDQVHVLVVHNPGKDAMLPITERVNLIQKSLDEDPDAPSNIIVASWSMGLLVDYCTEVGATVLVKGIRSQIDVAYETPMVLMNRSLAGVETIFMLPDPGHAHVSSTLVRQVASLGGDVSPYVPPAVARFLNAARPA from the coding sequence ATGACCAAGATCGCCGTAGTACCCGGATCCTTCGACCCGGTCACCCGGGGGCACCTCGACGTCATTCGTCGCGCCGCGGCCCTCTTCGACCAGGTGCACGTGCTCGTCGTGCACAACCCCGGCAAGGACGCGATGCTCCCGATCACGGAGCGCGTGAACCTGATTCAGAAGTCCCTCGATGAGGATCCCGACGCGCCCTCCAACATCATCGTCGCGTCGTGGTCGATGGGGCTGCTCGTCGACTACTGCACGGAGGTCGGCGCCACGGTGCTCGTGAAGGGCATCCGCTCGCAGATCGACGTCGCGTACGAGACCCCGATGGTGCTCATGAACCGCAGCCTCGCCGGGGTCGAGACGATCTTCATGCTTCCGGATCCCGGACACGCGCACGTCTCGAGCACGCTGGTCCGCCAGGTCGCCTCGCTCGGCGGCGACGTCAGCCCATACGTGCCGCCGGCCGTGGCTCGGTTCCTCAACGCCGCGAGGCCCGCCTGA
- a CDS encoding YceD family protein yields MSGVSPVAASARRRYEENIRDILNRPGEMRERSRTFEVPEKLGEALAEVPAGVDMTLDLRLESVHEGILVSAQVETTMAAECGRCLKNFTTPFQVEFQELFAYTPTEADEYGVHGDHVDLEPPLRDAVVLALPFQPVCRPDCPGLDPESGELRETEAAAVPEAEIDPRWAALAGFEAEDEPDSDGTSGSTRN; encoded by the coding sequence ATGTCCGGGGTCAGCCCGGTCGCGGCCTCAGCCCGTCGCCGCTACGAGGAGAACATCCGGGACATTCTGAACCGGCCCGGTGAGATGCGGGAGCGCTCGCGCACCTTCGAGGTGCCCGAGAAACTGGGCGAGGCACTCGCGGAGGTGCCCGCCGGCGTCGACATGACCCTCGATCTGCGTCTCGAGTCCGTGCACGAGGGGATCCTCGTCTCCGCGCAGGTCGAGACGACCATGGCTGCGGAGTGCGGGCGGTGCCTCAAAAATTTCACCACGCCGTTTCAAGTCGAGTTTCAAGAGCTTTTCGCGTATACTCCTACGGAGGCCGACGAGTATGGGGTTCACGGTGATCACGTGGATCTTGAACCTCCGCTCCGAGACGCGGTAGTGCTTGCACTGCCGTTTCAGCCTGTGTGTCGCCCGGACTGCCCGGGACTCGATCCCGAGTCCGGTGAGCTGCGCGAGACCGAGGCTGCAGCGGTGCCCGAGGCGGAGATTGATCCGCGCTGGGCAGCGCTGGCTGGCTTTGAAGCTGAAGATGAACCTGATTCGGACGGCACGTCCGGATCGACACGCAACTAG
- the rpmF gene encoding 50S ribosomal protein L32 produces MAVPKRKMSRSNTRHRRSAWKASVPTLVKTVENGKTVYSLPHRARVVEDSQGTPLFLEYKGRKVADA; encoded by the coding sequence ATGGCTGTTCCCAAGCGGAAGATGTCGCGCTCGAACACCCGTCACCGCCGTTCGGCGTGGAAGGCCTCGGTCCCCACGCTCGTCAAGACCGTTGAGAACGGGAAGACTGTCTACAGCCTCCCGCACCGCGCTCGTGTGGTCGAGGACTCGCAGGGCACCCCCCTGTTCCTCGAGTACAAGGGCCGCAAGGTCGCCGACGCCTGA
- the rnc gene encoding ribonuclease III: protein MTSQTEMPPGSPHGELGGFLDPFGVVVDPELLALALTHRSWAYEHGGAPHNERLEFLGDSILGQAVTVQLYRDFPSLSEGELAKRRAALVSTVALAEIARGLGLGESVRLGRGEELTGGREKDSILADTVEAVIGAVFLSTDAAIATRFVLDLIAPLLSDPERFMDALNALDPKTSLQQEASNRSLPHPQYVTTGSGPDHDRRYTSRVELAGVTGRGVGKSKKTAELAAAQDAVTRLQSTAH, encoded by the coding sequence ATGACTTCACAGACTGAGATGCCGCCGGGATCCCCACACGGGGAGCTCGGCGGTTTTCTTGACCCGTTCGGGGTCGTGGTGGATCCGGAGCTGCTCGCTCTGGCGCTCACGCATCGCTCCTGGGCGTACGAGCACGGCGGAGCCCCGCACAACGAGCGACTCGAGTTCCTCGGCGACTCGATCCTCGGGCAAGCCGTGACGGTGCAGCTGTACCGCGACTTTCCCTCACTCAGCGAGGGGGAGCTCGCGAAGCGCCGGGCCGCCCTCGTCTCGACGGTGGCACTGGCGGAGATCGCTCGCGGCCTCGGCCTCGGGGAGTCTGTTCGCCTGGGCCGCGGGGAAGAACTCACGGGTGGACGCGAAAAGGACTCGATCCTCGCCGACACCGTTGAAGCGGTCATCGGTGCGGTTTTCCTCTCGACCGACGCCGCGATCGCCACCCGGTTCGTGCTCGACCTCATCGCGCCGCTGCTGTCGGACCCCGAGCGGTTCATGGACGCATTGAACGCGCTCGACCCCAAGACGTCGCTGCAGCAGGAGGCCTCGAATCGATCGCTGCCGCACCCGCAGTACGTGACCACCGGCAGCGGTCCGGATCATGATCGCCGGTACACCTCACGTGTGGAACTCGCCGGGGTGACGGGGCGCGGCGTCGGCAAGAGTAAAAAGACGGCCGAGCTCGCCGCCGCGCAGGACGCGGTGACCCGACTGCAGTCGACCGCTCACTGA
- the mutM gene encoding bifunctional DNA-formamidopyrimidine glycosylase/DNA-(apurinic or apyrimidinic site) lyase, producing MPELPEVEVVRAGLAPAVTGAQIAGVEVRDARALKRHVPIGGSAADGGHGVTLDAGEQLRRAADFERRAQSLVLQAPRRRGKFLWVPVADAVAADAPSPELGAVAAPARALLVHLGMSGQMLLRAPDAPDDRFVRIRLWIEHAEHGELRLDFADQRLFGSLALDTLIDDDGEPAALPAQAGHIARDPLDPRFDDAAFVVALRRRNSGVKRALLDQTLVSGVGNIYADEALWRARIHPETLGRSVSVRGARALLAELRAVFGKALAEGGTSFDAQYVNVNGQAGYFAHSLNAYGRTGEPCPRCGGSIKRIAFGGRGSHFCPRCQRKR from the coding sequence GTGCCCGAACTTCCCGAGGTCGAGGTGGTCCGGGCGGGCCTCGCGCCCGCCGTCACGGGCGCGCAGATCGCCGGGGTGGAGGTGCGCGACGCGCGTGCGCTGAAACGGCACGTCCCGATCGGCGGCTCCGCAGCGGACGGCGGCCACGGGGTCACGCTCGACGCCGGTGAGCAGTTGCGGCGGGCCGCCGACTTCGAGCGCCGTGCGCAGTCGCTCGTGCTGCAGGCTCCGCGCCGCAGGGGCAAGTTCCTCTGGGTGCCGGTCGCCGACGCGGTCGCAGCTGACGCGCCGAGCCCCGAGCTCGGTGCCGTTGCGGCGCCCGCCCGCGCACTGCTCGTGCACCTCGGCATGAGCGGGCAGATGCTGCTGCGCGCGCCGGATGCGCCCGACGATCGTTTCGTCCGGATCCGGCTCTGGATCGAGCACGCCGAACACGGCGAGCTGCGACTCGACTTCGCGGACCAGCGGCTGTTCGGCTCGCTCGCCCTGGACACCCTGATCGACGACGACGGTGAGCCGGCCGCGCTCCCGGCGCAGGCCGGACACATCGCCCGTGATCCGCTCGACCCGCGATTCGACGATGCCGCGTTCGTTGTTGCGCTGCGTCGTCGCAATTCTGGTGTGAAGCGCGCGCTGCTCGACCAGACGCTCGTGAGCGGCGTCGGCAACATCTACGCCGACGAGGCGCTGTGGCGGGCGCGGATCCACCCGGAGACCCTCGGCCGATCGGTCAGTGTGCGCGGCGCGCGGGCGCTGCTCGCCGAGCTGCGTGCGGTCTTCGGCAAGGCGCTCGCGGAGGGCGGTACGAGCTTCGATGCTCAGTACGTGAACGTCAACGGGCAGGCTGGGTACTTCGCGCACTCGCTCAACGCGTACGGTCGCACGGGGGAGCCGTGCCCGCGCTGCGGGGGCTCGATCAAGCGGATCGCCTTTGGAGGTCGAGGATCGCATTTCTGCCCGCGGTGCCAGCGCAAGCGCTGA
- the nhaA gene encoding Na+/H+ antiporter NhaA, whose amino-acid sequence MSDNSFLRTPRWPGYAEVGRVTTLLRKEAVGGMLLVIAAVVALVWANSPLSESYFALRDFTVGYEPWHLELSLGAWAADGLLAIFFFLVGLELKREVVSGSLRSFNTAIVPITAAAAGVAVPALIYVAVVWSQPSLLAGWAIPAATDIAFAVAVLALVGSHLPGPLRIFLLTLAVVDDLIAIAIIAMFYTSDIQLVPLGVAIAIIVLYGFIAQRFRRAFVRHAFAPWIILLPIGFAAWAFLHASGIHATIAGVALAFTIPVRPSKRNSALGAPDLAEIFEHRFRPLSSGFAVPVFAFFAAGVSVGGGEGLLRAVSDPVTIGVVAGLVIGKPLGILLGVWLLTLITKIRLDPALKWVDLVGVGLLAGIGFTVSLLIAELSFTTEPQHNDDAKIAIMVASVIAATLASIVLATRNRRYKQIAVEESVDADGDDIPDIYQQR is encoded by the coding sequence ATGTCAGACAACTCATTCCTCCGCACGCCCAGATGGCCAGGATACGCAGAAGTCGGCCGAGTCACGACGCTGCTGCGCAAGGAAGCCGTCGGTGGCATGCTGCTGGTCATCGCCGCAGTCGTGGCACTCGTGTGGGCGAATTCGCCACTCTCGGAGTCGTACTTCGCATTGCGAGACTTCACTGTCGGATACGAGCCGTGGCATCTCGAGCTGAGCCTGGGTGCCTGGGCAGCTGACGGCCTCCTCGCCATCTTCTTCTTCCTCGTCGGTCTCGAGCTCAAACGAGAGGTCGTCTCTGGAAGCCTTCGATCGTTCAACACCGCGATCGTCCCGATCACCGCCGCCGCCGCGGGTGTTGCGGTACCCGCGCTCATCTACGTCGCCGTCGTATGGTCCCAGCCGTCGCTGCTCGCGGGGTGGGCAATCCCGGCGGCAACGGACATCGCGTTTGCGGTCGCCGTGCTCGCGCTGGTCGGATCGCACCTCCCCGGTCCGCTGCGGATCTTTCTGCTGACGCTCGCCGTCGTCGATGACCTCATCGCCATCGCGATCATCGCGATGTTCTACACGAGCGACATCCAACTGGTGCCGCTGGGGGTCGCCATCGCGATCATCGTGCTCTACGGGTTCATCGCTCAACGCTTCCGGCGAGCGTTCGTGCGTCACGCGTTCGCGCCCTGGATCATCCTCCTGCCGATCGGATTCGCTGCGTGGGCGTTCCTGCACGCGTCGGGCATTCACGCCACCATCGCCGGTGTCGCACTGGCCTTCACCATCCCAGTGCGTCCGTCCAAGCGGAACTCGGCATTGGGCGCGCCCGATCTCGCCGAGATCTTCGAGCACCGGTTCCGGCCTCTCTCGTCCGGTTTCGCGGTTCCCGTCTTTGCCTTCTTCGCGGCCGGGGTGTCCGTCGGCGGTGGCGAGGGGCTCCTGCGCGCAGTGTCGGATCCCGTGACGATCGGAGTGGTCGCAGGGCTCGTCATCGGCAAACCCCTCGGTATTCTCCTCGGTGTGTGGCTTCTGACGCTCATCACGAAGATCCGGCTCGATCCGGCACTGAAATGGGTTGATCTCGTCGGAGTCGGGCTTCTCGCCGGCATCGGATTCACCGTTTCGCTGTTGATTGCGGAGCTCAGTTTCACGACGGAACCGCAGCACAACGACGACGCGAAGATCGCCATCATGGTCGCGTCGGTGATCGCAGCGACGCTTGCCTCGATCGTGCTCGCGACCCGCAACCGCCGCTACAAGCAGATCGCGGTTGAGGAGTCCGTGGACGCCGACGGGGACGACATCCCTGATATCTATCAGCAGAGGTGA
- a CDS encoding isocitrate lyase: MTAYRDDIDAVEALKAEHGSSWDRINPEHVARMRAQNRFKTGLEIAQYTADIMRRDMEEYDADSSVYTQSLGVWHGFIGQQKLISIKKHLKTTNKRYLYLSGWMVAALRSEFGPLPDQSMHEKTSVPALIEELYTFLRQADARELDLLFTQLDEARLAGDETAVEFVQSQIDNYETHVVPIIADIDAGFGNPEATYLLAKKMIEAGACALQVENQVSDEKQCGHQDGKVTVPHEDFIAKINAIRYAFLELGIDNGIIVSRTDSLGAGLTQKLAVSHTPGDLGDQYNSFLDVEEISEADLGDGDVIIKRDGKLVRPKRLASNLYQFRPGTGEDRCVLDSITSLQHGADLLWIETEKPHVEQIAGMVDRIREVIPNAKLVYNNSPSFNWTLSFRQQAYDQLVEQGADVSAYQRDNLMSVDYDGTELAQLADEKIRTFQRDGSARAGIFHHLITLPTYHTAALSTDNLAKGYFGDEGMLAYVRDVQRREIREGIATVKHQNMAGSDIGDNHKEYFAGDAALKAGGKDNTMNQFN, from the coding sequence ATGACCGCGTACCGTGACGACATCGATGCCGTGGAGGCGCTGAAGGCCGAGCACGGCTCCAGCTGGGACCGGATCAACCCCGAGCACGTCGCCCGCATGCGCGCCCAGAACCGCTTCAAGACCGGTCTCGAGATCGCCCAGTACACGGCCGACATCATGCGACGCGACATGGAGGAGTACGACGCCGACTCGTCCGTCTACACCCAGTCGCTCGGCGTCTGGCACGGGTTCATCGGACAGCAGAAGCTGATCTCGATCAAGAAGCACCTGAAGACCACGAACAAGCGCTACCTCTACCTCTCGGGCTGGATGGTCGCCGCGCTGCGCTCGGAGTTCGGCCCGCTGCCCGATCAGTCGATGCACGAGAAGACCTCGGTGCCGGCCCTGATCGAAGAGCTCTACACGTTCCTGCGCCAGGCCGACGCACGCGAGCTCGACCTGCTCTTCACGCAGCTCGACGAGGCGCGCCTCGCCGGAGACGAGACCGCGGTCGAGTTCGTCCAGTCGCAGATCGACAACTACGAGACGCACGTCGTGCCGATCATCGCCGACATCGATGCCGGCTTCGGCAACCCCGAGGCGACCTACCTGCTCGCGAAGAAGATGATCGAGGCCGGCGCCTGTGCGCTGCAGGTCGAGAACCAAGTCTCCGACGAGAAGCAGTGCGGTCACCAGGACGGCAAGGTAACGGTGCCCCACGAGGACTTCATCGCCAAGATCAACGCGATCCGCTACGCGTTCCTCGAGCTCGGGATCGACAACGGCATCATCGTCTCGCGCACCGACTCGCTGGGCGCGGGCCTCACCCAGAAGCTCGCGGTGAGCCACACCCCGGGCGATCTGGGCGACCAGTACAACTCCTTCCTCGACGTCGAGGAGATCTCCGAGGCCGACCTCGGCGACGGCGACGTCATCATCAAGCGCGACGGCAAGCTCGTGCGCCCCAAGCGGCTCGCCAGCAACCTGTACCAGTTCCGCCCCGGAACCGGTGAGGACCGCTGCGTGCTCGACAGCATCACTTCGCTGCAGCACGGCGCCGATCTGCTCTGGATCGAGACCGAGAAGCCGCACGTCGAGCAGATCGCGGGCATGGTCGATCGGATCCGCGAGGTGATCCCGAACGCGAAGCTCGTCTACAACAACAGCCCCTCCTTCAATTGGACCCTGAGCTTCCGTCAGCAGGCCTACGATCAGCTCGTCGAGCAGGGCGCCGACGTGTCGGCGTACCAGCGCGACAACCTCATGAGCGTGGACTACGACGGCACCGAACTGGCGCAGCTCGCCGATGAGAAGATCCGCACGTTCCAGCGCGACGGCTCGGCCCGGGCCGGGATCTTCCACCACCTCATCACGCTGCCGACCTACCACACGGCCGCACTCTCGACCGACAACCTCGCCAAGGGTTACTTCGGCGACGAGGGCATGCTGGCCTACGTGCGGGACGTGCAGCGCCGCGAGATCCGCGAGGGTATCGCCACCGTCAAGCACCAGAACATGGCGGGCAGCGACATCGGCGACAACCACAAGGAGTACTTCGCCGGCGACGCCGCGCTCAAGGCCGGCGGCAAGGACAACACGATGAACCAGTTCAACTAG
- a CDS encoding CGNR zinc finger domain-containing protein, translating to MHLNPYGEYAVLLAASLANDPPKNREDIVDRTREYGMTMTFSEGPDDPSGVRQVLQEWLRVVDAEDPHARALILNEQMEAATAIPRLTDHDGEGWHLHYRDDTRTTLPRVLAAVISVGTALHLTTRGMHRLRRCAAGDPCTAVVVDVTRNGRQRYCSVRCANRAAVRRHRARAALDAS from the coding sequence ATGCATCTCAACCCTTACGGTGAGTACGCCGTGCTGCTGGCCGCGTCACTCGCCAACGATCCTCCGAAGAACCGGGAAGATATCGTCGACCGGACGCGCGAGTACGGCATGACCATGACCTTCTCCGAAGGTCCCGACGACCCGAGCGGGGTGCGACAGGTGCTCCAAGAGTGGCTACGGGTCGTCGACGCCGAGGATCCGCACGCGCGTGCACTGATCCTGAACGAGCAGATGGAAGCGGCGACCGCGATCCCGCGCTTGACGGACCACGACGGCGAGGGATGGCACCTGCACTACCGCGACGACACTCGCACGACGCTGCCCCGCGTGCTCGCCGCCGTGATCAGTGTCGGCACCGCGCTCCACCTCACGACCCGCGGCATGCACCGACTGCGCCGCTGCGCCGCGGGTGACCCCTGCACCGCGGTGGTCGTCGACGTCACCCGCAACGGCCGACAACGCTACTGCTCGGTGCGCTGCGCAAACCGTGCGGCAGTGCGCCGCCATCGCGCTCGCGCGGCACTCGACGCATCGTGA
- a CDS encoding maleylpyruvate isomerase family mycothiol-dependent enzyme — MIPTELWTHIHTERGRVLDLLESLEPADWSTMSECSVWTVEQVTAHLTAAANTGTWAWIRSIVRARFNADVHNDRLLARRLGPTPEATRDRFRASVPLTIAPTKDLPAFLGEVIVHGQDMARPLGRTLVPDPAAVREVARFYAAKDFAVNSHRMVRGLRLEADDDAFTTGDGPIVSGPLVDLVLAMAGRRSGLDRLRGPGVDGLRERLS; from the coding sequence GTGATCCCGACCGAACTCTGGACCCACATCCACACCGAACGAGGCCGGGTGCTGGATCTGCTCGAGAGCCTCGAACCCGCTGACTGGTCGACCATGTCAGAGTGCAGCGTGTGGACGGTCGAGCAGGTCACCGCGCACCTCACCGCAGCGGCGAACACCGGGACCTGGGCGTGGATCCGGAGTATCGTGCGTGCGCGATTCAACGCGGACGTCCATAACGATCGGCTGCTGGCGCGTCGTCTCGGCCCGACGCCCGAGGCCACCCGAGATCGCTTCCGGGCGTCGGTGCCCCTGACGATCGCGCCCACGAAGGACCTCCCCGCGTTCCTCGGTGAGGTCATCGTCCACGGCCAGGACATGGCTCGTCCCCTCGGGCGGACCCTCGTGCCGGATCCCGCAGCCGTGCGTGAGGTGGCGCGGTTCTACGCCGCCAAGGACTTCGCCGTCAACAGCCATCGCATGGTGCGCGGGCTCCGCCTGGAAGCCGACGACGATGCGTTCACGACCGGCGACGGCCCGATCGTCTCCGGTCCGCTGGTCGATCTTGTGCTCGCCATGGCGGGCCGGCGCAGTGGGCTCGATCGACTGCGTGGACCGGGCGTCGATGGTTTGCGGGAACGCCTGAGCTGA